The genomic interval GGATGTTGCCGCTAGCCGGCTGCGCTACATCCGGATGTACCTTCAGTGGCTTGCCACCGAGCACCTGAGCAGGCATGGCTTGGCACCGTCAGTGGCATCCCGCCTGAGCGAAACAGTCAGGCTCGTGGCCGAAGCGATTGATTCGCGCATCCCTCATGGGTCGGGTCGTAACGCGCTTGGTCAAAGGGAGGGGGAGTCCGATGAAGTCGTGGCGGAGCTACTGCGCGTTATTGATCCGCACTCTCCTGACAATCCGTGGCGAGATCAGCACACGCGCCATCGAAATGCCCTGCTCATCCACTGGCTCCTGTATCTCGGTATTCGCATCGGCGAGGCACTGGGTGTGCGTGTCAGCGACATCGTGGCCTATCGCAAGGAAGTCACAATTCACCGACGTGCCGACGACCCCGATGACCCACGGCGATACCAGCCGCAAACCAAAACCAGGGCTCGGATACTCCCCATGAGCGGGACGCTGCTGGCGGAGACGCAAGCCTACATCCTGAACCACCGCAGCGCATTGCCGTATGCTAAGAAACACAGCTACCTGTTCGTCGCCAGTCGTACAGGCCACCCCATGACCCTCGCTACAGTGGGGAAGATGTTCAAGGAGCTGCGGGAACGCTGCCCGTCGTTGCCAAAAGGACTCACTGGTCACGTATTGCGCCACACATGGAACGATGCGTTCTCAAAAAAGATGGATGAGGCAGGTGTTACACCTGAAAACGAGCGTCAGGCTCGGAGCTACCTGATGGGCTGGTCGCCCACGTCGAATACGGCCGCTGTCTATACCCGCCGTTATGTTCGCAATAAGGCAAAAGAGGTTTCTCTTGGTCTGCAAGACCAACTCGCGAACAAGGGGAAGAAAGATGAATAAGCCGACGCAGGCAGTCGCGCGTTGGGGCTCTGCTTCCAAATTACCTGAACTCGCGCGGACACGTTCTGGCGTCCAATTTGACCCACGTGCGGATAGGTGGGCATACCGTGACGACACAACGACCGTAAATCTAGAGTTTTCCAAATGGCCAGTGACGGATACGTTCATTGTGTCAGCCAAGCTTACTCTGCTTTGGTATGCAGAGCATCTGTCCCCGGCGCACCTAAGACGGTGATGAAAAAGTCGATGGTATAATGGGCAAAATGGCGCAGCGGGAGTTGGGAAGATGCGTGGAGCCAAGGTAGAGACCCAAGGGTTGTTCAGCTACGTTTCCCCGGAGCAACGGGTGCCCCAGGATCATCCGCTGAGAGCGATCCGGGCTATCGTGGATCGCTCCCTGGCGGAGATGGATAGCCACTTCAGCACGATGTACTCGACCTACGGTCGCCCCTCCATTCCCCCGGAGTTTCTCCTGCGGGCACTACTGCTGCAGGTGTTTTACAGCATCCGCTCGGAACGGCAGCTAATGGAGCAACTCAACTACAACCTGCTGTTCCGTTGGTTTGTCGGTTTGGGAATGGACGACGAGGTCTGGGTGCCCACGGTCTTCACCAAGAATCGGGATCGATTGCTGGATCACGGGACGGTGCGGGAATTCTTCCGCTCCGTACTGGAACAGGCCCGCGGCCAGAATCTGCTTTCCGAAGAGCATTTCTCCGTCGATGGCACCCTGCTGGAAGCTTGGGCTTCGCAGAAGTCCTTCCAGCCGAAAGATCCTGAGGACCGTAAGGGCGATGGCTCCGATTTCCGCGGCCAGTCGCGCAGTAACGAGACGCACGCATCGGTGACCGACCCCGATGCCCGGCTCTACAAAAAGGCGCCCGGCGAAGCTTCCCGCTTGGCCTATCTTGGGCATGTGCTCATGGACAATCGCCACGGACTCATTGCCGCCGAGCAGGTCACCACCGCCGACGGTACGGCGGAAGTCGAAGCAGCCGTCCAACTCGTGGACGATCTGGGCGGGAATCAGCGCATCACCCTCGGTGCCGACAAGGGCTATGACCGCCACGGCTTCGTCCAGAATCTCCGGGATCGGAATGTGACCCCGCATGTAGCGCGCAAGCGCAAAGGCTCGGCCATCGACGGGCGCACCACCCGCCACGCCGGTTACGCGATGAGCATCCACGTCCGGCGCCGGATCGAGTCCATCTTCGGTTGGATGAAGACGGTGGGAGGGATGCGGAAAACCCGATTCCGTGGCTTGGAACGGGTCGGTCTGCACTTTTCCTTGGTCACTGTCGCCTACAACCTGGTCCGCATGGCGCGACTGGGAGTGGCTTGATGGGATTCGTGCGTCCGGAATCCGTTCAAGGGCTACCCAAATCTGAGAAAAACAACAAAACAGCTGCGCCCGCGCCTGTTTCCCGGGGTCTTTTGACCGAATATCCCGATCAAAAGAGATTTTTCAATATTTTTTCAGCGACCTTCTAAGCAATATGTACGAAAGACTGGGGCATTACCTTAGAGTCGTATGCGATGACCGAAGCCATCCACTGGGGGAAATTGCTAGTGCCGACCTGATCAATTACCGGTCCACACTGACCAGCACAACGTCTTGGTACCTCGGTAGCCTCTCTGGATTGTTAAAGAAATGGCACAGCCTCGGGTACTCGGGGGTGACTACTGATGCGGTAGCTCTACTGAAGCAATTGCGCAATCAGGGCAATAGAAAAGGTGAGGCGGTGCTGACACATGACCCAATCGAAGGCCCATTCACTGACATCGAGTTGGAATCCCTTCAGTCTTCGCTTGATAAAGCTTATGTAGCTGGCGAGGTCGAAATAGAGGGATATTTGCTTGCATACCTGTTCATGCTGCTCGGGCAGCGTCCTGTCCAGTACGCTGCATTGAAGGTCCGTGACGTTGGCGTAACTTATGCAAAAGATGGCACGGCCGTGTACACGATACGTGTCCCGCGCGCCAAGCAGCGCAACCAACTCTCGCGTACTGAGTTCAAGGACCGCGTATTAATCCCTCAATTTGGCGAGTTGTTGGTTCGTTACTCCAATGAGGTTCAGGCAAGGTTTCACGGGCTCTTGCCCGACCCCGTGGATGTGCCGCTATTTCCTGCAAGACGTCGTCGAGGAGGTGAACCAGATGGATTTGAATACCACCGAACAACACAAACGATAGCTGACTTGCTAGAAAGAACCCTTCGTCGGCTGGATGTGATGTCTGAGCGGACGGGACAACGGTTGCACATTACCGCCACGCGCTTTCGCCGCACCATGGCTACAAGGGCTGCTATGGAGGGCCATGGTGAGCTGATCATTGCCGAATTGTTGGACCACACCGACACCCAGAACGTCGGTGTATACATCGAAGCACGGCCCGAGATCATAGAGAGGATCGACCGTGCGATAGCCATGCATCTAGCGCCGATGGCGCAGGCATTCGCTGGTGTCATTATTGATGATGAATCTCAAGCGATACGCGCAGGAGATCCATCTAGCAGGGTGTGTGACCCAAGATTCGATCCATCGATGAAACCCATGGGAAGCTGCGGCAAACATAGCTTTTGTGGATTCTTGGCGCCCATTGCCTGCTACACCTGCGTAAACTTCCAGCCGTGGCTGGATGGACCTCACGAGGCAGTTCTAGATTACTTGATCGGCGAGCGTGAGCGGCTTGCGCAAACCGATCTACGCATTGCGTCAGTAAATGACCGCACTATTCTGGCTGTCGCGGAAGTGGTGAGGTTGTGCGAGGCTCGTCGCGGGGAAGCTGTCGATGACTGAGATCGTCCTTTTCACGCCCAAGGCCGAACTCGATGCTGCTGCGAATCTAAGAGGTTTTGTTGATATATGCCGTAGCAAGCTTACCGTTTTCGGGGCGGATCTCCCATTCCAAAACGACGTCTGGGATGTTACGGAGGCGGTAGTGACAAAGGGTAAGGGGAGCAAGCGAGAACGCATCACGTTCTCCAATGCTGCCACTGTCGATGAAAAAGCTCCGGAGATGATGCGCGAGCCATTCCTGTCCTTTGCGAAGGCATACCTTCGCTACATGCACGGGATGCGACCGACCAAGTCGATTCACAACAGGGTGGCAGCATTACGGGCCATCGAGGCTGCGTTGTTAGAGAACAATGCGCACCCTGATCCGGTGCAGATCGATTCGCGCGTCCTTAACCGTGCGGCGCAGATCGTCTCCGATAGGTTTGGCGACGGCGCCGCATACCGGGTGGGTGGGCAGATCGAGATGATTGGCACGTTTTTGGCGGAGAACCGACTCACCTCTGTCCCTGTGCGCTGGCACAATCCGATCAAACGTCCCAGTAGTGCCGTGCGCGTCGGCAAGGAGTTCGACGAACGACGCGCTGAAAAGATGCCGTCCTCGGCGGCGCTCGATGCTTTGCCTCGGATTTTTCGGATTGCTACCGAGCCTGCTGACGTAATCACCGCTTCGGTTGCGGCGATCCTTCTCGCCTCACCGGCTCGTATCAGTGAAGTCCTAACTCTTCCTGAAGCCTGCGAGGTTCGCGAACCCAGAAAGGGCAAAGAGGACGCATACGGCTTGCGCTGGTGGCCAGCCAAGGGCGCTGAGCCGATGGTCAAGTGGTTGGTGCCTTCCATGGCATCCGTTGTGGAGGACGCGCTTCAGAAAATTAGGGTTGCCACCGATGAGGCTCGGCGTATCGCCAAGTGGTATGAGAAGAACGCTGGCCAGATCTATCTTTCTCCTGATGTTTCTCATCTGGGAGGTCGGGAGTGGTTGTCAATGGCGGAAGTCGCTGAGGTCCTGGGATTTACTGACAGAGGCGCTGCGAGCGCGTGGTGTAGAGCGAAGGCAATCAAGATAGTGAGGCTAGATGGGAAGCATCTGTTCGCACGTGAGCTATGCTCGAATCTGGTGTACGGGAGGTCTACAACTAGCTTGAGGAGGGTGGCGCACTGTTGCTAGAAAAGGGTTTCTGGATCCGATTCGCAACGAATGAGGAGTGCGCCATGCAAGAGAGTACTGGTTTCGACGGAGGAATGGGAGAGTTGGGCCTGAACATCGAGGGCTTATTGCGGCGGTCCGCGCGCCAGCTGATCCAACAGGCCATCGAGGGCGAGGTGCAGGTGCTGCTGGAGGAGTATGCCGCGGTACGCATGGTCGATGGTCGCCGGGCCGTCGTGCGGAATGGATATCTGCCGGAGCGGGAGATCCTGACAGCGGTCGGCCCCGTGCCTGTACAGGTCCCCAAGGTGCGAGACCGCTCCGGTTCGGGCGTGGTCTTCCGTTCTTCCCTGGTACCGCCCTACGTGCGCAAGTCGCGGACCGTGGCCGCAGCGCTCCCCTGGTTGTACCTGCACGGGGTATCGTCGGGACGGATGCACGAGGCGCTGTCTGTTCTCCTGGGCGAGGAGGCCAAGGGGCTTTCTCCGGCCGTGCTGGGACGCTTGAAAGTCGAATGGGCGCAAGAGCATGCCCAATGGCAGCGCCGGTCTCTACAGGGAAAACGCTACGCCTATTGGTGGGCCGACGGGGTCTATACCCAGCTGCGGGCGGAGGACGATCCCCGGATGTGTCTCTTGGTCATTATTGGCGTGACGGCCGAGGGCAAGAAGGAGGTCGTGGCGGTCACCGACGGTTTACGGGAGTCCAAAGCCTCCTGGCTAGAGATCCTGCGGGACTTGCGCGACCGCGGGCTGCAGGAGGCGCCACTACTGGCCATAGGAGATGGGGCGATGGGTTTCTGGGCCGCCCTGGACGAGATTTACCCACAAACCCGTCATCAGCGCTGTTGGGTGCACAAGACGGCCAACATCCTCAACGAGCTACCGAAGCGCCTTCAGGGGAAAGCCAAGGCCGCCCTGCAGGCGATCTGGATGGCCGACACCCGTGAAGCTGCGGAGAAAGCCTGGCAAGCCTTCGTGCGGGACTACCAGGCCAAATATCCCAGAGCGGTCGCAAAGCTCGAGAAGGACCGGGACGTGCTGCTGACCTTCTTCGACTTCCCGGCAGAGCACTGGCGGCATATCCGCAGCAGCAACGCCATCGAATCGACCTTCGCCACCGTACGGCAACGCAGCAGCCGCACTAAAAACTGTGTCTCTCGAGCCACTTTCCTTGGCCTGAGCTACAAGCTCATCCAGCAGGCAGAGAGACACTGGCGCGGGATTCAGCATCCGGAAAGACTGCGCGAGCTCTTTGCCGGGGTGACATTTGTCGATGGGATGCCTGCCAACGAAACCCGGCTGGATCCTCAACAGGACGCCGCCTGAATCGTGTTAGCAAATGCTCATACACCAATCTTGACCATAGCTCTTCGCACGTTTCGCCGACGTGGAGGCCGGAGTGATCGCAATGCTGCCAGACGGATTCCCGATCTTCGACAAAGCAACCGGCTTGAAGTACAGCGAAGCGCTTCTCGTTGTGCGACGAAACGAGCTCGGGGGGCAGCGCGGTACGTACCGGTGCATGATCGAGGCAGTCAGTACCGGCCAGATCAATGCGGGTTTGGGTAGCCGCATTGAGTATGGTCACGAATCGATATTTACCCGGTTCGGCTTTACCGAACCGGATGGCAGTCATATCGCGGTCACAAGCCATCAGTTCCGGCATTACCTGAACACGATAGCGCAGGCCGGCGGGTTGAGCCAATTAGATATAGCAAAGTGGTCAGGTCGTCGTGATATCAAGCAGAACGAAGCATATGACCACGTCACCCCAGGCCAGATGCTTCAGAAAATCCGAGATGCAGTTGGTGGTGATCAGATGTTTGGGCCACTGGCAGAGCTTCCAAAAAAGGTGCTGATCCGCCGGGATGAGTTCGCTAGGTTAGTTGTGCCGACTGCGCATACCACGGACCTTGGCTACTGTGTGCATGACTATAGTGCGTCACCCTGTCAGTTGCACATGGATTGCATACATTGCCAGGACTTGCTTTGTGTGAAGGGAGATGCAGGGAGAGAGGCCTTGCTGAGACTGCGCCTCGATGAGGCCAAGGGATTGATGGACAAGGCGCAAGCTGCGAAAGCTGAGGGTTACTTAGGCAGTGATAGGTGGATCGATCACCATCGCTCCACCGTAGATCGATTGACTCAGCTGTGCTCGATTATGGATGACCCGGCGGTGCCGAACGGTGCGGTCATTCAGTTGGCGACTCCCAAAATGCCGTCACGATTGGATCAGGTATCCAAGATAGGTGAGTTCCAACCGGAAAATGAGCAGACCCGTCTTCTCGCTGATGTCAAAGCCTTGTTGGGGGAATAATCTTGAACACACGGAGAAAGAAACCCGTGGTCCGCAGGGGTAAGAACCTGACCGACGATGCAATTGAGCAGATCGTCAGGCTCCTGGATGGCTGGGAAGGCAAATTGACCTGGGAGGCGTTGATCGACGCTATCGTGACCAGGCTGCATTGCAGGTACACAAGGCAGGCCCTGCATAAGCATGAACGCATTCGCACAGCCTATGCGCTGCGGAAGAAGTCGCTCGGTAGGCAGAAGGACACGGCCGTATCGAGAGGATCAGGACCACTTGCGGATGCAATGGCGCGTATCGCTCGTCTCGAAGCGGAAAACCAACGCCTGGAAGCTGAGAACCAGAGGTTGCTCGAGCAGTTTGTCGTATGGGCTTACAACGCGCATACACGTGGGTTGAATAAGGAATTTCTGAGTCAGCCACTGCCACGGGTAAATAGGGGCCAGACGGAGACGTCAAAGTTGGCGAAGACAACGACGGGAAAGCGGTAACTAGTTATTGTCAGTATATGGTTTTAGCTATCCGGCGAAGTCGGCTCATCTGGTGACCTACTCACGGGCTAGCTTTGAATGATGCGTAACAATCCAGAATTGAAGGCGGGGAGATATATCATAATCGAGTAACGCGGAGCCCCATTTTCCTGATCGCACTTTTGCTAATTATCTTGACGTGCTGCAGGATTTAAAGTAATTTGCCTACGTTGGTAGACAATGTGTTCCCCCTCAAGAGTGAAGATCATAAAATGGACCGGTCGCGATATACCGATTCTCAGCTTGCGGCGATTGATCACCTTTCCGGTACCTGCACTGATCGCCTGTGCCGGCTCGGGCAAGACTGAGGTTGTGGCGCAGCGCGTGGTCAGCTTGTTGCGATCCATCACAGAGGGGGGAGCAGGCTGCGCCCCCGGCAATATCGTCGCCTTCACCTTCACCGACAAGGCCGCTGCAGAGCTGAAAGAGCGCATCCACGCCCGCTGCCACGGGGCCTTCGGGAATGTTACCGGCTTGGCGGAAATGTACGTCGGCACGATTCACGGCTACTGTCTCGAGCTCCTGAAATCCGAGGTGCCAGCGTACATGAAGTACGAAGTGCTGAACGAGGTGCAGCAGACACTGTTCATCGACCGTCACTCGAGATCATCCGGGCTGACCAGCAGCACCACGCTCAATGGCGTTACGCTCAAGCGCTACACGGATACGCGCCACTATGTATCGGCTCTCTCCATCCTGCGCGAAGACAGGGTGATCGATCCGTCGCCGCTCGTAGGCAACTCTGTTGTCGCCGGACTTGCGAGCTATGAGCGGCTCTTGCACCAGAAAGGCTATCTCGACTACTCCGGCATTCTGAAGGAAGCCGTCAAGGAACTGCAGGGTAATACCGGACTGCGGCAGCGATTGGGCGAGCGCATCAAGCACATCATCGTGGACGAATATCAGGACGTGAACCCGATCCAGGAATCTGTCGTGCGCGAACTGGCATCGCTGGGGGCCGACATTTGCGTGGTCGGTGATGACGATCAAACGATCTACCAGTGGCGTGGCAGCGATGTGCGCAACATCTTGGATTTCGAGCGCCGCTACGAGAACGTGACCCAGGTCAGACTGGAAGACAACTTCCGTTCTAGCGAAGGCGTGGTGGTCGTCGCGCGTGACTTTATTCGGCAGCTCCTGCGGCGCCTGCCGAAGGAGATGAAGCCGACGGCGGCACAGGAGTTTGAGGCGGGCGACATCGTCGCGCTCGGATTCGACTCACCGGAGGATGAGGCACAGTACATCGCAGACACCTGCAAGACGCTACGGGGTTTGGCGATCCATGAGGGTGACGAGAAACGCGGGATCTCGTGGTCGGACATGGCGATCCTGTTGCGCTCTGTGCGGCGCGACGGCGGCGCCATCACGGCGGCGCTGGATGCAGCCGGCGTGCCCTACGTCATTACCGGTATGGACAACCTCTTTGTCCAGCCGGAGGTCGAGGCAGCGCGGCAGTTGTTCTACTTCCTTAACGGGGAAATTGACGAAGCCACGTTGCGAACGTCTTGGCAGGTAGCTGATCTCGGGATAGCCAAGAAGGCGCTCGATCAGGCAATTCAGGCTGCCGCACAGGCCAGGAAGGACATGCAGGATGCCAAGGTCGGTCAGTTCAAGGTCTATAACCTGCAGCGCCAATACATGGCCTTCCTCGAGAACGCCGGCATCCGCGAGGAGAAGGTGCCGGGTCGTCGGGGCGAGGTGGTGTTCTACAACCTCGGCAAGTTCAGCCAGGCGATCTCCGACTTCGAGAGCATCCATTTCCACTCGAACCCGGTCGAGAAATACCAGAGCTTCGCCGGCTTCCTCCGGCACCACGCCGAGAACGCTTACCCGGAGGGCTGGCAGGACAACGCCTTCGTCAGCCCGGACGCGGTACGGATCATGACCGTACATCAGGCCAAAGGCCTGCAATGGCCGGCGGTGTTCATCCCGCAACTGGTGAAAAATCGATTCCCAGCCAAGGGGGGCGGTGGGCGGACGGCCTGGCACCTGTTGCCAGACGCCGCCTTCGACAACGCGGTGCGCTACAAAGGGGGTGTCGAGGACGAACGGCGGTTGTTCTATGTGGCCGTGACCCGCGCGCAGAAATTCCTGCACCTGAGCTGGGCGCCGCATGACGGCAACCGAACCGCGCAAGCGCCCTCGGACTTCTTCAACGAGATGCTTGCCTCGAAGTACGTCAAGCGTCGGAGGCAGGACTATGCCGGGCGCAAGCGCCTCGAGCCGCAGCCGAAGGCATCGGTGGCAAACATCACGCTGTCGTTCTCGGACCTGAAGTACTTCTTCGAGTGTCCTTACCAGTTCAAGCTGCGCATCCTCTACGGGTTCAATGCCCCGTTGGACGAGGCACTGGGGTTCGGCAAGTCGCTGCATGACGCGCTGGCCGAAGTGCATGCACGGGCCCTACGGGGGGAGAAAATCAAGCCCGACGAAGCCAAGGCGCTGGTCGAACGGCACTTGCGTGCGCCCTACGCCTATCCAGCCTTGCGCGAAAAACTGGAACAGGCCGCCGAGAGGATCATCGAGGCTTATGTCAAGAAGAATGCTGCCGACTTCAAGAATCTCGAGTTTTCCGAAAAGGCGATCGAGATTGCCCTGGGCGATGGCGTATCAGTGGCGGGCCGCATCGACCTCGTCCGTAAGATCGACACCGGCGAGGTGACGATCGTCGATCTGAAGTCGAACGATCGTGCACAGGCCGAGGCGGTGACGGAAACTCAGCTGCACATCTACGCGCTCGGTTACCAAGAGCTTACCGGCCGGCCAGCGGACTACGTAGAAATCTACGAGCTGGACGAACAGAAACAGAAGAAACGCTCGGTGGATAACGATTTCATCGAGGATGTGAAACGGGATGTGCGTGGGGCGGCGATGGCGCTGCGGCGGAACGAGCTGACGCCGAACCCCCATAAGAAAACCTGCG from Acidithiobacillus caldus ATCC 51756 carries:
- a CDS encoding tyrosine-type recombinase/integrase, whose translation is MTSGYRVKTVVLASGERLPVILDREGLPMFAPTVFALTEVRGKNLAASTIGIVLRSVMVFHLFLDGRGIAFDQRLTSGELLSLGEVEDLARLCRLPLTELAALSNLRENKPLNVASLEKVRMRDQKTSTAEVDPDVAASRLRYIRMYLQWLATEHLSRHGLAPSVASRLSETVRLVAEAIDSRIPHGSGRNALGQREGESDEVVAELLRVIDPHSPDNPWRDQHTRHRNALLIHWLLYLGIRIGEALGVRVSDIVAYRKEVTIHRRADDPDDPRRYQPQTKTRARILPMSGTLLAETQAYILNHRSALPYAKKHSYLFVASRTGHPMTLATVGKMFKELRERCPSLPKGLTGHVLRHTWNDAFSKKMDEAGVTPENERQARSYLMGWSPTSNTAAVYTRRYVRNKAKEVSLGLQDQLANKGKKDE
- a CDS encoding IS5-like element ISAtc5 family transposase, whose amino-acid sequence is MRGAKVETQGLFSYVSPEQRVPQDHPLRAIRAIVDRSLAEMDSHFSTMYSTYGRPSIPPEFLLRALLLQVFYSIRSERQLMEQLNYNLLFRWFVGLGMDDEVWVPTVFTKNRDRLLDHGTVREFFRSVLEQARGQNLLSEEHFSVDGTLLEAWASQKSFQPKDPEDRKGDGSDFRGQSRSNETHASVTDPDARLYKKAPGEASRLAYLGHVLMDNRHGLIAAEQVTTADGTAEVEAAVQLVDDLGGNQRITLGADKGYDRHGFVQNLRDRNVTPHVARKRKGSAIDGRTTRHAGYAMSIHVRRRIESIFGWMKTVGGMRKTRFRGLERVGLHFSLVTVAYNLVRMARLGVA
- a CDS encoding site-specific integrase, which gives rise to MYERLGHYLRVVCDDRSHPLGEIASADLINYRSTLTSTTSWYLGSLSGLLKKWHSLGYSGVTTDAVALLKQLRNQGNRKGEAVLTHDPIEGPFTDIELESLQSSLDKAYVAGEVEIEGYLLAYLFMLLGQRPVQYAALKVRDVGVTYAKDGTAVYTIRVPRAKQRNQLSRTEFKDRVLIPQFGELLVRYSNEVQARFHGLLPDPVDVPLFPARRRRGGEPDGFEYHRTTQTIADLLERTLRRLDVMSERTGQRLHITATRFRRTMATRAAMEGHGELIIAELLDHTDTQNVGVYIEARPEIIERIDRAIAMHLAPMAQAFAGVIIDDESQAIRAGDPSSRVCDPRFDPSMKPMGSCGKHSFCGFLAPIACYTCVNFQPWLDGPHEAVLDYLIGERERLAQTDLRIASVNDRTILAVAEVVRLCEARRGEAVDD
- a CDS encoding IS256 family transposase, producing the protein MQESTGFDGGMGELGLNIEGLLRRSARQLIQQAIEGEVQVLLEEYAAVRMVDGRRAVVRNGYLPEREILTAVGPVPVQVPKVRDRSGSGVVFRSSLVPPYVRKSRTVAAALPWLYLHGVSSGRMHEALSVLLGEEAKGLSPAVLGRLKVEWAQEHAQWQRRSLQGKRYAYWWADGVYTQLRAEDDPRMCLLVIIGVTAEGKKEVVAVTDGLRESKASWLEILRDLRDRGLQEAPLLAIGDGAMGFWAALDEIYPQTRHQRCWVHKTANILNELPKRLQGKAKAALQAIWMADTREAAEKAWQAFVRDYQAKYPRAVAKLEKDRDVLLTFFDFPAEHWRHIRSSNAIESTFATVRQRSSRTKNCVSRATFLGLSYKLIQQAERHWRGIQHPERLRELFAGVTFVDGMPANETRLDPQQDAA
- a CDS encoding ATP-dependent helicase is translated as MITFPVPALIACAGSGKTEVVAQRVVSLLRSITEGGAGCAPGNIVAFTFTDKAAAELKERIHARCHGAFGNVTGLAEMYVGTIHGYCLELLKSEVPAYMKYEVLNEVQQTLFIDRHSRSSGLTSSTTLNGVTLKRYTDTRHYVSALSILREDRVIDPSPLVGNSVVAGLASYERLLHQKGYLDYSGILKEAVKELQGNTGLRQRLGERIKHIIVDEYQDVNPIQESVVRELASLGADICVVGDDDQTIYQWRGSDVRNILDFERRYENVTQVRLEDNFRSSEGVVVVARDFIRQLLRRLPKEMKPTAAQEFEAGDIVALGFDSPEDEAQYIADTCKTLRGLAIHEGDEKRGISWSDMAILLRSVRRDGGAITAALDAAGVPYVITGMDNLFVQPEVEAARQLFYFLNGEIDEATLRTSWQVADLGIAKKALDQAIQAAAQARKDMQDAKVGQFKVYNLQRQYMAFLENAGIREEKVPGRRGEVVFYNLGKFSQAISDFESIHFHSNPVEKYQSFAGFLRHHAENAYPEGWQDNAFVSPDAVRIMTVHQAKGLQWPAVFIPQLVKNRFPAKGGGGRTAWHLLPDAAFDNAVRYKGGVEDERRLFYVAVTRAQKFLHLSWAPHDGNRTAQAPSDFFNEMLASKYVKRRRQDYAGRKRLEPQPKASVANITLSFSDLKYFFECPYQFKLRILYGFNAPLDEALGFGKSLHDALAEVHARALRGEKIKPDEAKALVERHLRAPYAYPALREKLEQAAERIIEAYVKKNAADFKNLEFSEKAIEIALGDGVSVAGRIDLVRKIDTGEVTIVDLKSNDRAQAEAVTETQLHIYALGYQELTGRPADYVEIYELDEQKQKKRSVDNDFIEDVKRDVRGAAMALRRNELTPNPHKKTCGQCDYCNMCSAAIRN